In a genomic window of Shouchella clausii:
- a CDS encoding SDR family NAD(P)-dependent oxidoreductase, with translation MTTIVMITGATKGLGRALAWYYGRKGYALAVTARTENDLVQLASALQAENIPVVAVAGDMAKAEDAERFAALTLARYNKVDVLINNASIFGPGPSLLLDYPDAAFQEVLLTNTLIPYFLTKQILPTMLARDSGIVITLTSEAGKTGFAEWGAYGISKFAVEGMVQTWADEVADSNVRFHLVDPGEMDTDMHAQALPDCDYPLDPPQKRLAVFDYLIEEGAANGSREEAIIHQQKEGER, from the coding sequence ATGACAACGATTGTGATGATTACGGGAGCGACAAAAGGGCTGGGCCGTGCTTTAGCTTGGTATTACGGAAGAAAGGGGTACGCTCTTGCGGTGACAGCACGGACGGAGAATGACTTAGTGCAGCTCGCCTCGGCGCTGCAGGCTGAAAACATACCGGTCGTCGCGGTAGCAGGTGATATGGCGAAGGCTGAGGATGCGGAGCGTTTTGCTGCCCTTACGCTGGCACGGTATAACAAAGTGGATGTGTTGATTAACAATGCGTCGATTTTCGGGCCTGGACCAAGCTTGTTGCTTGATTATCCTGATGCCGCTTTTCAAGAGGTATTGTTAACAAATACACTTATACCGTATTTCCTTACAAAGCAAATTTTGCCGACGATGCTTGCCCGTGATAGTGGCATTGTCATTACGCTTACTTCAGAAGCAGGAAAGACAGGGTTTGCCGAGTGGGGAGCCTACGGCATTTCCAAGTTTGCAGTTGAGGGCATGGTACAAACGTGGGCCGATGAAGTTGCTGACAGCAATGTTCGTTTCCATCTCGTCGATCCTGGCGAAATGGATACAGACATGCACGCCCAAGCGCTGCCTGATTGCGATTACCCCCTTGATCCGCCGCAAAAGCGTTTGGCTGTTTTTGACTATTTAATTGAGGAAGGAGCCGCAAACGGCAGCCGTGAAGAAGCGATCATCCACCAACAGAAAGAGGGGGAGCGATAA